A section of the Subtercola frigoramans genome encodes:
- a CDS encoding zinc-dependent metalloprotease encodes MLRQFLSGNSELDPSKLASAAGLPSDPAAVAALMQQLQSAMQNTTDGVDWKVALNAAQEIASAETVVSSPAAKSALEQALHVAELWLDEVTYVAELAASPKLMSRREWVTASMPVWTELAEPVALSIANALTQVLKDQAPEELSGMMASASQMMRNIGGALFAMQLGQVVGQLSTEVVSGGDVGIPLMSEQQAVLIPQNLAEFGEGLDIPADQVQLYLAVRELAHARLFRHAKWLRLHMISSITEFARGISIDTSRLEDLASGFDPSNPEELRQAMMSGALIPPKTDTQLQALARLETTLALVEGWVDVVTAAATVRLPKRDSVAETVRRRRATGGPAESAFSTLVGLELRPRRLREAAAMWQAVTDAVGPEARDALWSHPDVVPTSEDLDDPAALVARLIAGEPEPDEMDQAIEDFFREQEGDAPPAV; translated from the coding sequence ATGCTGCGCCAGTTTCTCTCCGGAAACTCCGAGCTCGACCCTTCGAAGCTCGCGAGCGCGGCCGGCCTGCCCTCTGACCCCGCCGCCGTTGCCGCCCTGATGCAGCAACTGCAGAGCGCGATGCAGAACACCACCGACGGCGTGGACTGGAAGGTCGCACTGAACGCCGCCCAGGAGATCGCCTCAGCAGAGACCGTCGTCTCCTCCCCCGCCGCCAAGTCCGCACTCGAACAGGCCCTGCACGTCGCCGAGCTGTGGCTCGACGAAGTGACGTACGTCGCCGAATTGGCGGCCTCGCCGAAGCTCATGTCGCGCAGGGAATGGGTCACAGCATCCATGCCCGTCTGGACGGAGCTCGCAGAGCCCGTCGCCCTCAGCATTGCAAACGCCCTGACCCAGGTACTGAAAGACCAGGCTCCCGAGGAGCTCTCCGGAATGATGGCCAGCGCGAGCCAGATGATGCGCAACATCGGCGGCGCCCTGTTCGCCATGCAGCTCGGCCAGGTCGTGGGGCAGCTCTCGACCGAAGTCGTCTCGGGTGGTGACGTCGGAATTCCGTTGATGAGTGAACAGCAGGCCGTACTCATCCCCCAGAACCTCGCCGAGTTCGGTGAAGGCCTCGACATTCCCGCAGACCAGGTGCAGCTGTACCTGGCTGTGCGCGAGCTGGCACACGCCCGGCTGTTCCGGCACGCGAAGTGGCTGCGACTGCACATGATCTCCTCGATCACCGAGTTCGCCCGCGGCATCTCGATCGACACGAGTCGCCTCGAAGACCTGGCGAGCGGGTTCGACCCCTCGAACCCCGAAGAACTCCGCCAGGCGATGATGAGCGGTGCCCTGATCCCGCCGAAGACCGACACGCAGTTGCAGGCGCTGGCTCGACTCGAGACGACTCTCGCCCTGGTCGAGGGGTGGGTCGACGTGGTCACAGCAGCGGCAACGGTTCGCCTGCCGAAGCGCGACTCCGTCGCGGAGACCGTTCGTCGTCGTCGCGCAACAGGCGGGCCTGCCGAGTCGGCATTCTCGACGCTCGTTGGCCTGGAGCTCCGGCCGCGACGGCTCCGCGAAGCCGCCGCGATGTGGCAGGCCGTCACCGATGCCGTCGGCCCCGAAGCGCGAGATGCTTTGTGGTCACACCCTGACGTGGTGCCCACCTCCGAAGACCTCGACGACCCCGCGGCCCTCGTGGCCCGGCTCATCGCCGGCGAACCGGAACCCGACGAGATGGACCAGGCGATCGAGGACTTCTTTCGCGAGCAGGAGGGTGACGCTCCGCCAGCCGTCTGA
- a CDS encoding YlbL family protein has product MRRRRNIGWVSLIVALGLALGMSFIPSPYVIEQPGPVFNTLGTSTHDGTEVPLISITGAPTYPTAGALDMLTVSVVGTPQSLPSWAEVISAWFDPSRAAVPVDAIYPPSVTVEERDQENTAMMVDSQQEAIAAALTDLKIPFTTTVTVAQLADSSAATGVLEVGDVIDSVNGTPVSTVDALRTAVTANGNSSPATLVITRKGAQQTVAVTPKKADDGTILLGIAASASYQFPFTVDIQLDNVGGPSAGMMFALGIIDQLTPGQLNGGKNVAGTGTITADGTVGPIGGIRQKLFGAKQNGASYFLAPSSNCDEVTGHVPSGLTVYAVSTLSDSITALNDISSGTGLDSLPTCDSVQAST; this is encoded by the coding sequence GTGAGACGGCGCAGAAATATCGGCTGGGTCAGCCTCATCGTGGCCCTCGGCTTGGCGCTGGGTATGAGCTTCATTCCGTCTCCTTACGTGATCGAGCAGCCGGGGCCGGTGTTCAACACCCTCGGCACCAGCACGCACGACGGTACAGAAGTGCCCCTGATCTCGATCACCGGAGCGCCGACGTACCCGACCGCAGGCGCCCTGGACATGCTCACGGTCTCGGTGGTGGGCACTCCGCAGAGCCTGCCCAGCTGGGCAGAGGTCATCTCGGCGTGGTTCGACCCCTCCCGGGCGGCCGTGCCCGTCGATGCGATCTACCCGCCTTCGGTGACGGTGGAGGAACGCGACCAGGAGAACACGGCGATGATGGTCGATTCGCAGCAGGAGGCCATCGCGGCGGCTCTCACCGATCTGAAGATCCCGTTCACGACGACCGTCACGGTCGCCCAGCTCGCCGATAGTTCCGCGGCGACCGGCGTGCTGGAGGTGGGCGACGTGATCGATTCGGTGAACGGAACACCGGTGTCGACCGTTGATGCCCTGCGCACAGCGGTCACAGCCAACGGTAATTCATCGCCGGCGACGCTGGTGATCACGCGGAAGGGTGCCCAGCAGACCGTCGCCGTCACGCCGAAGAAGGCTGACGACGGAACGATTCTTCTCGGCATCGCTGCGTCAGCGAGTTACCAGTTCCCGTTCACCGTCGACATCCAGCTCGACAACGTCGGTGGCCCGAGCGCGGGGATGATGTTCGCCCTCGGAATCATCGACCAGCTGACGCCCGGGCAGCTCAACGGCGGAAAGAACGTTGCGGGTACCGGCACCATCACCGCAGACGGCACGGTGGGGCCCATCGGCGGAATCCGCCAGAAACTCTTCGGTGCGAAGCAGAATGGTGCCTCGTATTTTCTGGCGCCCTCCTCGAACTGTGACGAGGTCACCGGCCATGTGCCGAGTGGCCTGACTGTCTACGCCGTGTCGACTCTCAGCGACTCGATCACCGCACTGAATGACATCTCGTCGGGAACGGGTCTTGATTCGTTGCCGACTTGTGACTCAGTGCAAGCTTCGACGTAA
- a CDS encoding UPF0182 family membrane protein codes for MTSSTAQNSGQKPARRSRTVVAVAIAVIAVLAIAFFVFTNLYTEVLWFNQLGFVSVLTTQWLAGTVMFFIGFFAMAIPVFASIEIAFRFRPVYAKLNSQLDRYQQVVEPLRRLAAFGIPALLGLFAGVATATRWQVVLMYLNKTSFGKTDPQFGLDVSFYVYDLPFWQSVVGFASAVVILSGIAAVSTSYLYGAIRFGQREVRISKTARVQVAITAGIYLLLQAVSIWLDQYATLTSSGGLLTGASYSDVNATIPGLQILSGIAVIVAILFLIAAFIGRWRLPVIGTVLLIISGLILGSLYPWVVQRFQVDPSEKSLEQPYLQENINATRDAYGVSDVETIPYDAKTTAEAGALRADAATTSSIRILDPAIVSGTFAALQQFRQYYQFPTDLNVDRYTIDGKSQDTVTTVRDLNLTQLGTSASWYNQTVVYTHGYGVVAAYGNQRSADGQPVFAESGIPSTGVLGDYEPRIYFGETSPDYSIVGAAQGASAVELDYPSGTDSASQAYSTFTGDGGPKLDNVFNRLAYALKFQSEQIFLSEAVNANSQILYDRDPATRVSKVAPYLTIDSDPYASVVDGKVVWIVDGYTTSSNYPYSKTEGLSAAIADTNTPKLGYAVDNNINYIRNSVKATVDAYTGKVTLYAWDDTDPMLQTWEKIFPATVKPMSEMGSQLMSHVRYPADLFKVQRAILGQYHVTDAGSFYSREDAWTTPNDPTSLAASPTLQPPYYLTLQMPGQTEPQYSLYTTFIPLTGEDTSKSLNGYLAVDSNAGATAGQKSADFGKLRLLTLPKAGTVPGPGQQQNKFSSNPTVSQALNLLKQGSTDVISGNLLTLPVGGGLLYVQPVYVKSRGETSYPLLQKILVGFGDKIAFEDTLNAALDDLFGGDSGATAGDGGTPSTSTGAGTGTSPGSGTTTPSTTNNAALQQALNEAQAALTARDAALKAADWAAYGVADAQLKTAVAAAIAASGQ; via the coding sequence GTGACTTCCTCCACCGCCCAGAACTCCGGCCAGAAGCCCGCGCGTAGGTCGCGAACAGTGGTCGCGGTCGCGATCGCCGTGATCGCGGTTCTCGCCATCGCCTTCTTTGTGTTCACGAACCTCTATACCGAAGTGCTGTGGTTCAACCAGCTCGGTTTTGTCAGCGTGCTCACCACCCAGTGGTTGGCAGGAACAGTGATGTTCTTCATCGGCTTCTTCGCCATGGCCATCCCTGTGTTCGCCAGCATCGAGATCGCGTTTCGTTTCCGGCCCGTCTACGCGAAGCTGAACTCGCAGCTCGACCGGTACCAGCAGGTTGTCGAGCCGTTGCGCCGCCTGGCTGCGTTCGGCATCCCGGCTCTTCTCGGTCTGTTCGCCGGTGTGGCCACGGCCACGCGCTGGCAGGTTGTGCTGATGTACCTGAACAAAACGTCATTCGGCAAGACCGATCCGCAGTTCGGGCTCGACGTCTCGTTCTACGTCTACGACCTGCCGTTCTGGCAGAGCGTCGTCGGGTTCGCGTCGGCGGTCGTGATCCTTTCAGGAATAGCAGCGGTCTCGACGAGTTACCTCTACGGCGCCATCAGGTTCGGCCAGCGGGAGGTACGCATCTCCAAGACCGCCCGCGTCCAGGTGGCGATCACCGCCGGTATCTACCTGCTGCTGCAGGCCGTCAGCATCTGGCTCGACCAGTATGCGACCCTCACCAGCAGCGGCGGTCTCCTGACAGGTGCCTCCTACTCCGACGTCAATGCCACGATCCCCGGCCTTCAGATCCTCTCCGGCATCGCTGTCATCGTCGCGATCCTGTTCCTGATCGCCGCCTTCATCGGCCGGTGGCGGCTGCCGGTCATCGGCACGGTGCTGCTCATCATCAGCGGTCTCATCCTCGGCTCGCTCTACCCGTGGGTCGTCCAGCGCTTCCAGGTCGACCCGTCTGAGAAGAGCCTCGAGCAGCCCTACCTGCAAGAGAACATCAACGCGACTCGGGATGCCTACGGGGTCTCCGATGTCGAGACGATTCCGTATGACGCGAAGACGACGGCTGAGGCAGGGGCGCTTCGGGCCGACGCGGCGACCACCTCGAGCATCCGGATTCTCGACCCAGCCATCGTGAGTGGAACGTTTGCGGCGCTGCAGCAGTTCCGGCAGTACTACCAGTTCCCGACCGACCTCAACGTCGACCGGTACACCATCGACGGCAAGAGCCAGGACACGGTCACCACCGTTCGTGACCTGAACCTCACGCAGCTCGGCACTTCGGCGAGCTGGTACAACCAGACCGTCGTGTACACCCACGGGTACGGAGTTGTGGCCGCCTACGGCAACCAGCGCTCGGCCGACGGCCAGCCCGTCTTCGCTGAGTCGGGCATCCCGAGCACTGGGGTGCTGGGCGACTATGAGCCGCGTATCTACTTCGGTGAGACCTCACCCGATTACTCGATTGTCGGTGCGGCCCAGGGGGCTTCGGCGGTCGAACTCGACTACCCGTCGGGAACGGACAGCGCGTCGCAGGCGTACAGCACGTTCACGGGCGACGGCGGGCCCAAGCTCGACAACGTCTTCAACCGCCTGGCGTATGCGCTGAAGTTCCAGTCGGAGCAGATCTTCCTGTCGGAGGCGGTCAACGCCAACTCGCAGATTTTGTACGACCGCGACCCGGCGACCCGTGTGTCGAAGGTAGCGCCGTACCTGACGATCGACTCTGATCCCTATGCCTCGGTCGTTGACGGCAAGGTGGTCTGGATCGTCGACGGCTACACCACCTCGTCGAACTACCCGTACTCCAAGACCGAGGGGCTGAGTGCGGCCATTGCCGACACGAACACTCCCAAGCTCGGGTACGCGGTCGACAACAACATCAACTACATCCGCAACTCGGTGAAGGCCACGGTCGATGCCTACACCGGCAAGGTCACGCTCTATGCCTGGGATGACACCGACCCCATGTTGCAGACGTGGGAGAAGATCTTCCCCGCCACGGTGAAGCCGATGAGCGAGATGGGCTCGCAGCTCATGAGCCACGTGCGGTACCCGGCCGACCTCTTCAAGGTTCAGCGCGCGATTCTCGGCCAGTACCACGTCACCGATGCCGGTTCGTTCTACTCGCGTGAAGACGCGTGGACGACCCCGAACGACCCGACGTCTCTCGCGGCCAGCCCCACCCTGCAACCGCCGTACTACCTGACCCTGCAGATGCCCGGCCAGACCGAGCCGCAGTACTCGCTGTACACAACCTTCATCCCGCTGACCGGAGAAGACACGTCCAAGAGCCTCAACGGGTATCTTGCGGTCGATTCCAACGCCGGGGCGACGGCAGGGCAGAAGTCTGCCGACTTCGGCAAGCTCCGGCTGTTGACGTTGCCCAAGGCCGGTACCGTTCCGGGCCCAGGGCAGCAGCAGAACAAGTTCAGCTCGAACCCGACCGTCTCGCAGGCGCTCAACCTGCTCAAACAGGGCTCGACCGACGTGATCAGTGGAAACCTGCTGACGCTCCCGGTGGGTGGTGGCTTGCTCTATGTGCAACCGGTCTATGTCAAGTCCCGGGGTGAGACGAGTTACCCGCTGTTGCAGAAGATCCTGGTCGGCTTCGGCGACAAGATCGCCTTCGAAGACACGCTGAATGCGGCACTCGACGACCTCTTCGGAGGAGACTCAGGGGCGACCGCCGGCGACGGCGGCACACCGTCTACGAGCACAGGCGCGGGCACTGGAACGTCACCGGGCTCCGGCACGACTACGCCGTCGACAACCAACAACGCGGCTCTCCAGCAGGCGCTGAACGAGGCGCAGGCGGCATTGACGGCGAGGGATGCTGCGCTCAAGGCAGCCGACTGGGCAGCGTACGGCGTCGCTGACGCGCAGCTCAAGACCGCCGTTGCCGCGGCCATCGCTGCCAGCGGGCAGTAG
- a CDS encoding alpha/beta hydrolase produces MATHVVFIHGLWIHATAWRPWQDLFEEQGYTTSAPGWPGDLDTVAATRATPDGLNNQGIAEICHHYADLIAQFDEKPVVVGHSFGGLIAQELLANDLVSAAVAIDPAPIKGVKVLPFTQLKSGFPVLGNPANRSRTVALTVKQFKYAFGNVLTEEESDALHDAWTIPGPGRPLFEDATANFVRNSPAAVNTHTAVRGPLLLTSGTEDHTVPQAVTVAVAKLYADNTSSVTEYHEYEGKGHSLTLDAGWKEVADDVLAWLAKHGF; encoded by the coding sequence ATGGCCACGCACGTTGTCTTCATCCACGGACTCTGGATCCACGCCACCGCCTGGCGGCCATGGCAGGACCTTTTCGAAGAGCAGGGCTACACGACCTCGGCGCCAGGATGGCCCGGAGACCTTGACACGGTGGCCGCCACCCGGGCGACGCCAGATGGTCTCAACAACCAGGGCATCGCAGAGATCTGCCACCACTATGCCGATCTCATCGCGCAGTTCGACGAGAAGCCCGTCGTTGTCGGCCACTCCTTCGGTGGCCTGATCGCTCAAGAGCTGCTCGCGAACGACCTTGTGTCGGCAGCTGTCGCGATCGATCCGGCTCCGATCAAGGGCGTGAAAGTCTTGCCTTTCACGCAGCTGAAGTCGGGCTTCCCCGTGCTTGGCAACCCCGCCAACAGGTCTCGGACCGTCGCCCTCACCGTCAAGCAGTTCAAGTACGCCTTCGGCAACGTGCTCACCGAGGAAGAATCGGATGCCCTGCACGATGCATGGACGATCCCGGGACCCGGCCGGCCCCTCTTCGAGGATGCGACCGCGAACTTCGTCCGCAACTCGCCCGCCGCAGTCAATACGCACACCGCAGTGCGCGGGCCGCTGTTGCTCACCTCTGGCACAGAGGACCACACCGTTCCCCAGGCCGTCACCGTTGCCGTCGCGAAGCTCTACGCCGACAACACGTCATCGGTGACGGAGTACCACGAGTACGAAGGCAAAGGCCACTCTCTCACCCTCGACGCTGGCTGGAAGGAGGTCGCCGACGACGTGCTCGCGTGGTTGGCGAAGCACGGGTTCTAG
- a CDS encoding SDR family NAD(P)-dependent oxidoreductase codes for MDLGLSGKNAIVTGASKGIGLAITQALVAEGARVVAGARSSTPELEALVATGEVLFESVDLSVPDAPARLVARSAELGGLDVLVNNVGAVAFRFDGFLSISDEQWLDTLNLSFLAAVRTTRAAIPLLIERGGGNVVTIGSVNAFLPDPPVVDYSAAKAAVWNLSKALSKEFGPQNIRFNTISPGPVATQLWLGDNGVAATAARTMGVDFDTARDRVVASQGGFSTGRFTEPGEVADLALILASSRAGNVTGADFLIDGGLIKTL; via the coding sequence ATGGATCTGGGACTCTCTGGCAAGAACGCCATTGTCACTGGCGCAAGCAAGGGCATCGGCCTCGCGATCACGCAGGCGCTGGTCGCCGAGGGGGCCAGAGTCGTCGCCGGTGCGCGCTCATCGACGCCAGAACTCGAGGCGCTGGTCGCCACGGGCGAGGTGTTGTTCGAGAGCGTCGACCTCTCGGTCCCGGATGCTCCTGCCCGACTCGTCGCGCGATCGGCCGAGCTCGGCGGGCTCGACGTCCTGGTGAACAACGTCGGCGCAGTCGCCTTCCGCTTCGATGGCTTCCTGTCCATCAGCGACGAACAGTGGCTCGACACCCTCAACCTCAGTTTCCTGGCCGCCGTGCGTACCACTCGTGCCGCCATTCCCTTGCTGATCGAACGAGGCGGCGGAAACGTCGTGACGATCGGATCGGTCAACGCCTTCCTGCCCGATCCGCCTGTGGTCGACTACTCCGCCGCAAAAGCCGCGGTCTGGAACCTGTCGAAGGCCCTCTCCAAGGAATTCGGCCCGCAGAACATTCGCTTCAACACCATCAGCCCTGGGCCAGTCGCGACGCAGCTCTGGCTCGGCGACAACGGCGTCGCGGCGACGGCCGCCAGAACGATGGGTGTCGACTTCGACACCGCACGTGACAGGGTCGTCGCGAGCCAGGGCGGCTTCTCGACAGGACGGTTCACGGAGCCAGGCGAGGTTGCCGATCTCGCTCTCATTCTCGCGAGCAGTCGCGCCGGAAACGTCACTGGAGCTGATTTCCTCATAGACGGCGGCCTCATCAAAACTCTCTGA
- a CDS encoding helix-turn-helix domain-containing protein: protein MPSPHPLGDYLRARRELLQPADVALPEGAGIRRVPGLRRSEVAAIAGISTEYYVKLEQGQEAHPTDQVLNSLSRALQLDATANSYLHALAHLPQKPIRPTSTPAVERTRWLIDSWPMTAAMILDRHFDIVATNPLMTALIAGYRTGRNSVAVLLLDADVRELHLDWNGLSMRSIALLRSRAGMYPDDARTQELIKQLMRESERFRELWHRYDIAGMTEGTHPIMHPAVGALSLQYAHLPLVGADDHSIFLYFAEPGTPTESALAALAIGR, encoded by the coding sequence ATGCCAAGTCCACACCCGCTCGGCGACTACCTGAGAGCCCGGCGCGAACTGCTGCAACCTGCCGACGTCGCGCTGCCCGAAGGCGCTGGAATTCGCCGGGTGCCCGGACTCCGACGCTCCGAAGTGGCGGCAATCGCAGGGATCAGCACCGAGTACTACGTGAAATTGGAGCAGGGCCAGGAAGCCCACCCCACCGATCAGGTACTCAATTCGCTTTCACGGGCTCTCCAGCTGGACGCCACCGCGAACTCCTACCTTCACGCTCTCGCTCACCTCCCCCAGAAGCCGATCCGTCCCACCTCCACGCCGGCCGTCGAGCGCACCCGGTGGCTCATCGATTCGTGGCCGATGACGGCAGCAATGATCCTCGACCGCCATTTCGATATTGTGGCAACTAACCCACTCATGACTGCCCTGATCGCTGGCTATCGCACCGGGCGCAACTCCGTCGCAGTATTGCTGCTCGATGCCGACGTCCGTGAGCTTCACCTGGACTGGAACGGCCTGAGCATGCGCTCAATCGCCCTATTGCGATCTCGCGCAGGCATGTATCCCGACGATGCTCGGACCCAGGAACTCATCAAGCAACTGATGCGCGAGAGCGAACGGTTCAGGGAACTCTGGCACCGGTACGACATCGCGGGGATGACCGAAGGCACCCATCCGATCATGCATCCCGCGGTGGGCGCTCTTTCGCTCCAGTATGCTCACTTGCCTCTGGTCGGCGCTGACGATCACTCGATCTTCTTGTACTTCGCCGAGCCGGGCACTCCCACTGAGAGCGCCCTCGCCGCTTTGGCAATAGGGAGGTAG